In Triticum urartu cultivar G1812 chromosome 6, Tu2.1, whole genome shotgun sequence, the following proteins share a genomic window:
- the LOC125517304 gene encoding cytochrome P450 97B2, chloroplastic: MAMSAATAATLLPRSSTGTHRLASSYPSSSAAHGRSRLLPVRCQSPGVDKTTKPKRNLFDNASNLLTNLLAGGNLKNMPVAEGAVTDLFDRPLFYSLYDWFLEHGSVYKLAFGPKSFVVVSDPIVARYILRENAFCYDKGVLAEILEPIMGKGLIPADLDTWKQRRKVITPGFHALFIEAMVRVFTKCSERTILKLEALIEKGDHGDKSTIVNLEEEFSNLALDIIGLGVFNFDFDSVNKESPVIKAVYGTLFEAEHRSTFYIPYWNLPLTQWIVPRQRKFRSDLKVINDCLDDLIKNAKETRQEADVEKLQQRDYSSLKDASLLRFLVDMRGADVDDRQLRDDLMTMLIAGHETTAAVLTWSIFLLAQNPTKMRKAQAEIDSVLIDGVITAEKLKKLEYIRLIIVEALRLYPQPPLLIRRSLRPDKLPGGYNGAKEGYEIPAGTDIFLSIYNLHRSPYFWDRPNEFEPERFTVPKKDENIEGWAGFDPDRSPGAMYPNEIIADFAFLPFGGGPRKCVGDQFALLESTVALALLLQKFDVELRGSPNEVEMVTGATIHTKNGLWCRLRKRT; the protein is encoded by the exons ATGGCCATGAGCGCGGCCACCGCTGCCACGCTCCTCCCGAGGTCCAGCACCGGCACGCACCGCCTCGCCTCCTCCTACCCCTCCTCGTCGGCAGCTCACGGGAGGAGCCGCCTCCTTCCCGTCAG ATGCCAGTCGCCCGGAGTTGACAAAACCACTAAGCCTAAGAGGAACTTGTTCGACAACGCCAGCAACCTTCTCACCAATTTGCTCGCTGGCGGCAACCTCAAGAATATGCCGGTTGCCGAAGGTGCTGTCACTGACCTGTTCGACCGGCCCCTTTTCTattcgctctatgattggttcctCGAG CACGGTTCTGTCTACAAACTTGCTTTTGGACCCAAATCATTTGTTGTCGTCTCTGATCCAATTGTTGCTAGATACATCCTGCGAGAAAATGCTTTCTGTTATGATAAG GGAGTTCTCGCTGAAATTCTAGAACCAATAATGGGGAAGGGTCTTATACCTGCTGACCTTGATACCTGGAAGCAAAGGAGAAAAG TTATAACTCCTGGGTTCCATGCCTTATTCATAGAAGCTATGGTGAGAGTATTTACCAAATGTTCAGAGAGAACCATATTGAAACTTGAAGCACTTATTGAAAAGGGAGACCATGGTGACAAATCTACCATAGTGAACCTTGAAGAGGAATTCTCCAATTTGGCTCTCGACATAATTGGCTTGGGAGTGTTCAATTTTGATTTTGACTCTGTTAATAAGGAATCTCCTGTAATCAAG GCAGTATATGGTACTCTTTTTGAAGCTGAGCATCGATCCACCTTTTACATCCCTTACTGGAATCTTCCTTTAACTCAATGGATAGTGCCAAGACAGCGGAAGTTCCGCAGTGACCTCAAGGTTATCAATGATTGCCTTGATGATCTTATTAAAAATGCAAAAGAAACAAGACAG GAAGCTGATGTGGAAAAACTCCAGCAGAGAGACTACTCATCATTGAAG GATGCCAGCTTACTGAGGTTCCTTGTTGACATGCGGGGAGCTGATGTTGACGACCGCCAG CTTCGGGATGATCTTATGACAATGCTTATCGCCGGACATGAAACAACTGCGGCTGTTCTGACATGGTCTATTTTTCTactggcccag AATCCCACGAAGATGAGAAAAGCCCAGGCAGAGATTGATTCTGTACTGATCGATGGGGTAATCACTGCGGAAAAGCTCAAGAAATTGGA GTACATAAGATTAATCATTGTTGAAGCTCTTCGCTTGTATCCTCAACCACCATTGTTAATCAGGCGCTCTCTCCGACCTGATAAATTGCCAG GTGGGTACAACGGAGCGAAAGAGGGATACGAAATACCAGCAGGAACCGATATATTTCTTTCG ATATACAATCTCCATAGGTCCCCATACTTTTGGGATAGGCCAAATGAGTTTGAACCCGAGAGGTTTACAGTTCCAAAGAAGGATGAGAACATAGAAGGGTGGGCTGGGTTTGATCCTGACCGGAGTCCTGGCGCGATGTATCCCAACGAG ATTATAGCAGACTTTGCTTTCCTCCCCTTCGGCGGAGGACCACGCAAATGCGTGGGAGACCAATTTGCGCTCCTGGAGTCAACAGTGGCCTTGGCCCTGCTATTGCAAAAGTTTGACGTGGAGCTGCGAGGCTCGCCCAATGAAGTAGAGATGGTGACGGGCGCGACAATTCACACAAAGAACGGGTTGTGGTGCAGGCTGAGGAAAAGGACTTGA